Proteins from a genomic interval of Planctomycetaceae bacterium:
- the tuf gene encoding elongation factor Tu has product MAKGTFERTKPHVNVGTIGHIDHGKTTTTAAILAVQSAKGLAGAKSYADIAKGGTVRDATKTVTIAASHVEYETPNRHYAHIDCPGHADYIKNMITGAAQMDGAILVVSAADGPMPQTREHILLARQVNVPALVVFLNKCDLVDDEDLLELVEMEVRELLTKYGFPGDDIPLVRGNAKGALDNPADDTYSQCITNLMEALDSYIPEPAREADKAFLMAVEDVFSIEGRGTVATGRIESGVIKVGEKVQIIGLRDTAETTVTGVEMFQKTLNEGQAGDNVGLLLRGLKKDDVQRGQVLAAPNSIKPHTKFEAEVYVLSKEEGGRHTPFFSGYRPQFYFRTTDVTGTTKLLGGAEMCMPGDNVKVEVELGKPIALVDGSRFAIREGGRTVGSGVVTKILE; this is encoded by the coding sequence ATGGCAAAGGGTACGTTTGAGCGAACAAAGCCGCACGTCAACGTGGGTACAATTGGTCATATTGACCACGGCAAGACGACTACAACTGCGGCGATTCTGGCTGTTCAGTCTGCGAAGGGGCTGGCTGGTGCCAAGAGCTATGCTGATATCGCAAAGGGTGGTACGGTTCGAGACGCAACAAAGACGGTAACGATTGCTGCGAGCCACGTGGAGTATGAAACTCCGAATCGTCACTATGCTCATATCGACTGTCCCGGGCACGCCGACTACATCAAGAACATGATTACCGGTGCCGCTCAGATGGACGGGGCCATTCTGGTTGTTTCGGCTGCTGATGGTCCGATGCCTCAGACCCGAGAGCATATTCTTCTGGCTCGTCAGGTGAATGTGCCGGCTCTGGTTGTGTTCCTCAACAAGTGTGACCTTGTTGACGATGAGGATCTGCTTGAGTTGGTTGAGATGGAAGTCCGGGAGTTGCTGACGAAGTATGGCTTCCCTGGGGATGACATTCCTCTGGTTCGAGGTAATGCTAAGGGAGCTTTGGATAACCCTGCTGACGATACATACAGCCAGTGTATCACGAACCTGATGGAAGCTCTGGATTCCTATATTCCTGAGCCGGCTCGTGAAGCTGACAAGGCGTTCTTGATGGCTGTCGAAGACGTCTTCTCAATCGAAGGTCGTGGTACTGTTGCGACGGGTCGAATTGAGTCTGGTGTTATTAAAGTGGGTGAAAAAGTTCAGATTATCGGTCTGCGTGATACTGCTGAGACGACCGTGACTGGCGTTGAAATGTTCCAGAAGACTTTGAATGAAGGTCAGGCTGGTGACAATGTTGGTCTTCTTCTTCGTGGTCTGAAGAAGGATGACGTTCAGCGTGGTCAGGTTTTGGCTGCTCCGAATTCAATCAAGCCGCACACCAAGTTTGAGGCTGAGGTGTACGTATTGAGCAAGGAAGAGGGTGGTCGACACACTCCATTCTTCAGCGGTTATCGTCCGCAGTTCTACTTCCGAACAACCGACGTGACTGGTACAACCAAGTTGCTGGGTGGTGCAGAAATGTGTATGCCCGGTGATAATGTTAAGGTTGAGGTGGAGTTGGGTAAGCCGATCGCTCTTGTCGATGGCAGCCGTTTCGCGATTCGCGAAGGTGGACGTACTGTCGGTTCGGGTGTTGTGACGAAGATTCTCGAGTAA
- the rpmG gene encoding 50S ribosomal protein L33, with protein MREYVWLECTETGTRNYRVIKETRGTERLELMKYCPKLRRHTVHKESRKK; from the coding sequence ATGCGTGAGTATGTTTGGCTGGAATGTACTGAAACCGGGACGCGGAATTACCGCGTGATCAAGGAAACGCGCGGTACGGAGCGGCTTGAGCTGATGAAGTACTGCCCAAAGCTTCGCCGTCATACGGTGCATAAGGAATCTCGCAAGAAGTAA
- the rplK gene encoding 50S ribosomal protein L11: MGKQRQVTAQIKVQVTGGQATPAPPVGTALGPHGVNIGQFVSQFNEQTRDMMGVTVPVVITVYNDRSFEFILKSPPAAVLLKKAAGIAKGSGNPLRNKVGTVTVAQLDDIAQKKFADLNASSVEQARKMIAGTARSMGLEVVD, translated from the coding sequence ATGGGCAAGCAGCGGCAGGTGACTGCACAGATTAAGGTTCAGGTCACTGGTGGGCAGGCAACTCCTGCTCCTCCTGTGGGTACTGCGCTTGGTCCGCATGGCGTGAATATTGGGCAGTTTGTTTCGCAGTTCAATGAGCAGACTCGTGACATGATGGGCGTGACTGTGCCTGTCGTGATCACTGTGTATAACGATCGTTCGTTCGAGTTCATCCTGAAGAGCCCGCCAGCTGCCGTTTTGCTGAAGAAGGCGGCCGGTATTGCGAAGGGTTCCGGGAATCCCCTCAGAAACAAAGTTGGGACGGTTACTGTCGCGCAGCTTGATGATATCGCCCAGAAGAAATTCGCTGACTTGAATGCTTCTTCCGTGGAGCAGGCCCGCAAGATGATTGCCGGGACCGCTCGGAGTATGGGATTGGAAGTTGTTGACTAG
- the secE gene encoding preprotein translocase subunit SecE: protein MVRQFTFFGVAILAALGCITLANGPLGFADKSVQVGVPLAVWAICTWVAFRGVNFPRFADFLVSVESELDKVSWPVRQEVIQATVVVLVTMFSLGTFLFVIDLVWQGLFKFIGFIQY, encoded by the coding sequence ATGGTTCGGCAGTTTACATTCTTCGGTGTGGCGATTTTGGCTGCGTTGGGTTGCATTACGCTGGCGAATGGCCCTCTGGGTTTTGCTGACAAGAGCGTTCAGGTTGGCGTGCCTTTGGCTGTTTGGGCTATATGTACGTGGGTGGCTTTTCGCGGTGTTAACTTTCCGCGATTTGCCGACTTCCTCGTCTCTGTTGAGTCCGAGCTGGATAAGGTTTCATGGCCGGTTCGGCAGGAGGTTATTCAGGCGACGGTTGTCGTCCTGGTGACCATGTTCTCCCTGGGGACGTTCTTGTTTGTGATTGATCTTGTCTGGCAGGGTCTGTTTAAGTTCATTGGGTTTATTCAGTACTGA
- the nusG gene encoding transcription termination/antitermination protein NusG: MAEDEVGGGAAGEMLWYVLKVQTNRERTIRDALLKKIKLEELEEYFGEIVIPSEKVKDTRGGSSREHDRKLFPGYIMIQMILNDETWYLVRDTGGVGDFAGAAGKPLPMEQHEVDRMLGRMKDDSTSAPKVRIPFSTGDLVKIREGTFESFEGTIEAVDEHNGKVSILIEIFGRSTPVELDHWQVESV; the protein is encoded by the coding sequence ATGGCAGAGGATGAGGTTGGCGGCGGAGCAGCCGGCGAGATGCTCTGGTATGTTCTCAAGGTCCAGACGAACCGTGAGCGTACTATTCGTGACGCGTTGCTGAAGAAGATTAAGCTTGAGGAGCTCGAAGAGTATTTCGGCGAGATTGTTATTCCTTCCGAAAAGGTAAAGGATACCCGGGGTGGAAGTTCACGCGAGCACGATCGGAAGTTGTTTCCTGGGTACATCATGATTCAGATGATTCTGAATGATGAAACCTGGTATCTGGTTCGCGACACGGGTGGTGTTGGTGACTTCGCTGGTGCTGCGGGCAAGCCTTTGCCGATGGAGCAGCATGAAGTTGACCGGATGCTCGGTCGGATGAAGGATGATTCTACAAGCGCACCGAAGGTAAGGATTCCGTTTTCGACGGGTGATCTGGTCAAGATTCGGGAGGGGACGTTTGAGAGCTTCGAGGGAACGATTGAGGCGGTTGATGAGCATAATGGTAAGGTCTCGATTCTGATCGAGATATTTGGTCGTTCCACTCCGGTCGAGTTGGATCATTGGCAGGTTGAGTCGGTCTAA